One genomic region from Streptomyces venezuelae encodes:
- a CDS encoding ArsR/SmtB family transcription factor, whose amino-acid sequence MIRLHFTADDLRRITLAPAANALSETALSLRLSLRLRADGARGGGSGLWDRPRPAARRWHRALRGTARARAGVLAELVTEDGFMPDFLHQPTLHGFADALEAAASTPAEQLAIDLGIPREAGRNGHLTRPGPWALELAQGSASATRMLIEDTRRYFRTSVEPLWPRIRGDALTDRALRSEMLLRGGVDALLTTLAPTWRWQPPTLHLPSASTYDIPLCGRGLLLVPSWFATGPLVMYRPRASTVLVYPLHDGSDGTADADGAFAAGAHGGPEALAALLGRTRAHVLALLRTPATTTALAERAGISLPAASRHTRVLREAGLVDTTRTGVAVLHTLTPLGHGLLAGT is encoded by the coding sequence ATGATCCGCCTTCACTTCACGGCCGACGATCTGCGCCGGATCACCCTCGCCCCGGCGGCCAACGCGCTCTCCGAGACCGCCCTGAGTCTGCGGCTCAGCCTGCGCCTGCGTGCGGACGGTGCGCGCGGGGGCGGCAGCGGGTTGTGGGACCGGCCGCGTCCCGCCGCCCGGCGATGGCACCGGGCCCTGCGGGGGACCGCGCGTGCCCGGGCCGGTGTCCTCGCCGAACTCGTCACCGAGGACGGGTTCATGCCCGACTTCCTGCACCAGCCGACCCTGCACGGATTCGCCGACGCGCTGGAGGCGGCCGCCTCGACGCCGGCGGAGCAGCTCGCGATCGACCTCGGGATCCCCCGGGAGGCGGGCCGGAACGGCCACCTGACGCGCCCCGGACCGTGGGCCCTGGAGCTCGCCCAGGGCTCCGCGAGCGCGACCCGCATGCTGATCGAGGACACCCGCCGGTACTTCCGGACCTCGGTCGAACCTCTCTGGCCACGGATTCGTGGCGACGCCCTGACCGATCGGGCGCTGCGCTCCGAAATGCTGCTGCGCGGAGGCGTGGACGCCTTGCTGACCACCCTGGCGCCGACCTGGAGGTGGCAGCCGCCGACGCTCCACCTGCCGTCGGCGTCGACGTACGACATCCCGCTCTGCGGTCGCGGCCTGCTCCTCGTGCCCTCCTGGTTCGCGACCGGCCCGCTGGTGATGTACCGGCCCCGGGCCTCGACCGTGCTCGTCTACCCCCTGCACGACGGGTCCGACGGCACCGCCGACGCGGACGGCGCCTTCGCGGCCGGGGCCCACGGCGGGCCGGAAGCGCTGGCCGCGCTCCTCGGCCGCACCCGCGCGCACGTGCTCGCGCTGCTCCGTACGCCGGCCACGACCACCGCCCTGGCCGAACGCGCCGGGATCTCGCTGCCGGCGGCGAGCCGGCACACCCGGGTGCTGCGCGAGGCCGGTCTCGTCGACACCACCCGGACCGGCGTCGCCGTCCTTCACACCCTCACGCCGCTCGGGCACGGCCTCCTCGCCGGAACCTGA